A genomic stretch from Campylobacter lari subsp. concheus includes:
- the mltG gene encoding endolytic transglycosylase MltG, whose translation MKSIIGNAKNLRIFLICCDLILIFLLSIFYYLLLPIKTNSVVFIPQGSVSKIITQLDKNNYKMSGIDKYTLYLLGHPQSGWINIGTKELNRAEFLHKLTVAKAALETITLIPGETTEIFFEELAPKLNLNAKTLMQEFYKQSPFKEGMLFPETYKIPKGITEELLVKYLLAYSANEFKKLSYKIFREYNEKKWHEYLIIASIIQKEAASNEEMPIVSSVIRNRLRKGMKLQMDGTLNYGKYSHEKITPQRIRSDNSSYNTYKFNGIPKEAVCNVSFEAIKAAIFPAKTEYLYFVRDKKTNKHIFTSTLKDHNKAIRN comes from the coding sequence ATGAAAAGTATCATAGGTAATGCTAAAAATTTAAGAATTTTTTTAATATGTTGTGATTTGATTTTAATTTTTCTTTTATCCATTTTTTATTATCTACTTTTACCTATAAAAACAAACTCTGTAGTTTTTATACCACAAGGTTCTGTTAGTAAGATTATAACGCAATTAGATAAAAATAACTATAAAATGAGCGGTATTGATAAATATACTTTATATTTATTAGGCCATCCACAATCTGGTTGGATAAATATAGGCACAAAAGAACTAAATAGAGCTGAATTTTTACATAAACTTACCGTCGCTAAGGCAGCACTTGAAACTATTACTTTAATTCCTGGAGAAACGACTGAAATTTTCTTTGAAGAATTAGCACCAAAGTTAAATTTAAATGCTAAAACTTTAATGCAAGAATTTTACAAACAAAGCCCTTTTAAAGAAGGTATGCTTTTTCCCGAAACTTATAAAATTCCAAAAGGTATCACAGAAGAGCTTTTGGTAAAATATCTTTTGGCTTACTCTGCTAATGAATTTAAAAAGCTTTCTTATAAAATTTTTAGAGAATATAATGAAAAAAAATGGCATGAGTATCTCATCATAGCTTCCATTATACAAAAAGAAGCAGCGAGTAATGAAGAAATGCCTATAGTTTCATCTGTAATTAGAAATCGTTTAAGAAAAGGTATGAAGCTTCAAATGGATGGAACATTAAATTATGGAAAATACTCTCATGAAAAAATCACTCCACAAAGAATAAGATCGGATAATAGTTCTTATAACACTTATAAATTTAATGGTATACCGAAAGAAGCTGTGTGTAATGTTTCATTTGAAGCTATTAAGGCAGCTATTTTTCCTGCTAAAACAGAATATTTATATTTTGTAAGAGATAAAAAAACGAACAAGCATATTTTTACCTCTACTTTAAAAGATCACAATAAGGCA